Proteins from a genomic interval of Capsicum annuum cultivar UCD-10X-F1 chromosome 4, UCD10Xv1.1, whole genome shotgun sequence:
- the LOC107866938 gene encoding probable cysteine protease RD19C, with protein sequence MDRLFLLSLLVFTIFSSSAFAFSDEDPLIRQVTSESDDNNNHLLNAEHHFSLFKSKFGKIYATQEEHDHRLKVFKANLRRARRHQLLDPTAEHGITKFSDLTPSEFRRTYLGLHKPKPKLSTTKAPILPTSDLPEDFDWREKGAVTGVKNQGSCGSCWSFSTTGAVEGAHFLATGELVSLSEQQLVDCDHECDAEQKSECDAGCGGGLMTTAFEYTLKAGGLQREKDYPYTGRNGQCHFDKSKIAASVTNYSVVGLDEDQIAANLVKHGPLAVGINSAWMQTYIGGVSCPLVCFKHQDHGVLLVGYGSAGFAPIRLKAKPYWIIKNSWGEHWGEHGYYKICRGQHNICGVDAMVSTVTAAHTTNPNL encoded by the exons ATGGATCGTCTGTTTCTCTTATCTCTTCTCGTTTTCACCATTTTCTCGTCGTCGGCGTTCGCTTTCTCCGACGAAGATCCATTAATCCGGCAAGTCACATCGGAGTCCGACGACAATAACAACCACTTGTTGAACGCCGagcatcacttttcacttttcaagTCAAAGTTCGGAAAGATCTACGCTACTCAGGAGGAACATGATCATCGGTTAAAGGTATTCAAGGCAAATCTACGCCGTGCACGGCGGCATCAGCTCCTTGACCCGACGGCGGAGCACGGTATTACGAAGTTCTCCGATCTTACTCCGTCGGAGTTTCGACGAACTTACCTTGGACTTCATAAGCCGAAACCGAAGCTTAGTACTACGAAAGCTCCGATCTTACCGACGTCTGATCTTCCGGAGGACTTTGACTGGCGTGAGAAAGGCGCCGTTACCGGTGTTAAAAATCAG GGCTCATGTGGATCATGCTGGTCGTTCAGTACGACGGGAGCAGTGGAAGGAGCTCACTTTTTGGCCACTGGAGAGCTGGTGAGCCTTAGTGAACAGCAGCTCGTGGACTGTGACCATGAG TGTGATGCGGAGCAAAAAAGTGAGTGTGATGCAGGTTGCGGTGGTGGTCTTATGACTACTGCCTTTGAGTATACCCTGAAAGCTGGGGGTCTCCAACGGGAGAAGGATTATCCTTACACTGGCAGGAATGGCCAATGCCACTTTGACAAGAGCAAAATTGCTGCTTCTGTTACTAACTACAGTGTTGTTGGTCTTGATGAAGACCAAATTGCTGCTAACCTGGTTAAACATGGTCCTCTTGCAG TGGGAATCAATTCTGCTTGGATGCAGACATACATTGGAGGAGTTTCATGCCCATTAGTTTGCTTCAAGCATCAGGATCATGGTGTCCTCCTAGTGGGTTATGGTTCTGCTGGCTTTGCTCCTATCCGACTCAAAGCGAAGCCTTACTGGATCATCAAGAATTCTTGGGGAGAACACTGGGGAGAGCACGGATATTACAAGATTTGCAGGGGTCAACACAACATCTGTGGAGTTGATGCCATGGTCTCTACTGTCACTGCTGCCCATACTACTAATCCTAATCTTTAA
- the LOC107866939 gene encoding sec-independent protein translocase protein TatB isoform X2, whose protein sequence is MLGVSYGELFLLLGATAALIGPNDLPIIARTAGRFAGHAIGYVQLARGQFESVMQQSQAHQVHKELQDTMAQLEAIRHEIRTISFMNPGPLTSRLVDNINATAGASMTANGPQKSDEESTIVENEPKISDEEITIVENRLQKSDKENKTVTATTKEHNLRNSAFSDMHSQAAAYARLAEMAPLKPVSVDGEGLSELTDESDSIIIRPVSAERAGLLPERKDGAKGSDIVLEAILEADVAKNVKEFFSQPQNHLRSERRVFERGGE, encoded by the exons ATGCTGGGAGTTTCATATGGAGAGCTATTTCTGTTGCTTGGCGCTACTGCTGCTCTTATTGGACCTAACGATCTGCCAATCATAGCAAGAACAGCAGGCAGATTTGCTGGGCATGCCATTGGTTATGTTCAATTGGCCCGTGGCCAGTTCGAAAGTGTCATGCAGCAGTCCCAAGCTCACCAGGTGCATAAGGAACTGCAAGATACCATGGCTCAATTAGAAGCCATACGTCATGAAATTCGAACTATCTCTTTTATGAATCCTGGTCCATTGACATCAAGGCTAGTAGACAACATCAACGCTACAGCTGGGGCTAGTATGACTGCAAATGGACCTCAAAAATCTGATGAAGAGAGCACAATCGTTGAAAATGAACCTaaaatatctgatgaagagattaCAATAGTTGAAAATAGACTTCAAAAATCTGATAAAGAGAACAAAACAGTAACTGCCACAACTAAGGAGCATAATTTGAGGAACTCAGCTTTTTCTGATATGCACAGCCAAGCAGCTGCTTATGCGAGATTGGCAGAAATGGCTCCTTTGAAACCCGTGTCTGTAGATGGAGAAGGTCTGAGTGAACTGACTGATGAATCTGACAGTATTATTATACGTCCTGTCTCTGCTGAAAGAGCAGGATTGTTGCCAGAACGTAAAGATGGAGCAAAAGGCTCTGACATTGTCTTAGAAGCAATATTGGAGGCAGATGTGGCAAAGAATGTCAAAGAATTTTTCTCTCAGCCACAAAACCACTTAAGAAGTGAACGAAGAG TTTTTGAAAGAGGTGGTGAATGA
- the LOC107866939 gene encoding sec-independent protein translocase protein TatB isoform X1 has product MLGVSYGELFLLLGATAALIGPNDLPIIARTAGRFAGHAIGYVQLARGQFESVMQQSQAHQVHKELQDTMAQLEAIRHEIRTISFMNPGPLTSRLVDNINATAGASMTANGPQKSDEESTIVENEPKISDEEITIVENRLQKSDKENKTVTATTKEHNLRNSAFSDMHSQAAAYARLAEMAPLKPVSVDGEGLSELTDESDSIIIRPVSAERAGLLPERKDGAKGSDIVLEAILEADVAKNVKEFFSQPQNHLRSERRAVFERGGE; this is encoded by the exons ATGCTGGGAGTTTCATATGGAGAGCTATTTCTGTTGCTTGGCGCTACTGCTGCTCTTATTGGACCTAACGATCTGCCAATCATAGCAAGAACAGCAGGCAGATTTGCTGGGCATGCCATTGGTTATGTTCAATTGGCCCGTGGCCAGTTCGAAAGTGTCATGCAGCAGTCCCAAGCTCACCAGGTGCATAAGGAACTGCAAGATACCATGGCTCAATTAGAAGCCATACGTCATGAAATTCGAACTATCTCTTTTATGAATCCTGGTCCATTGACATCAAGGCTAGTAGACAACATCAACGCTACAGCTGGGGCTAGTATGACTGCAAATGGACCTCAAAAATCTGATGAAGAGAGCACAATCGTTGAAAATGAACCTaaaatatctgatgaagagattaCAATAGTTGAAAATAGACTTCAAAAATCTGATAAAGAGAACAAAACAGTAACTGCCACAACTAAGGAGCATAATTTGAGGAACTCAGCTTTTTCTGATATGCACAGCCAAGCAGCTGCTTATGCGAGATTGGCAGAAATGGCTCCTTTGAAACCCGTGTCTGTAGATGGAGAAGGTCTGAGTGAACTGACTGATGAATCTGACAGTATTATTATACGTCCTGTCTCTGCTGAAAGAGCAGGATTGTTGCCAGAACGTAAAGATGGAGCAAAAGGCTCTGACATTGTCTTAGAAGCAATATTGGAGGCAGATGTGGCAAAGAATGTCAAAGAATTTTTCTCTCAGCCACAAAACCACTTAAGAAGTGAACGAAGAG CAGTTTTTGAAAGAGGTGGTGAATGA